The following coding sequences lie in one Capnocytophaga stomatis genomic window:
- a CDS encoding ribonucleoside-diphosphate reductase subunit alpha, whose translation MNEETNIWWLNEESEQILNRGYLLKGETVEGAIDRITHAAARRLYKPELQPAFKEMITKGWISFSSPIWANMGTERGLPISCFNVHVPDSIEGITHKLGEVIMQTKIGGGTSGYFGELRSRGSAVTDNGKSSGAVSFMKLFDSAMDVVSQGGVRRGAFAAYLDIDHPDAEEFLQIKDVGFPIQNLFFGLCVPDYWMQEMIDGDIEKRKLWARVLESRQQKGLPYIFFTDNVNRKRPQVYKDKNMVIRSSNLCSEIMLPSGIDESFICCLSSMNLELFDEWKDTKAVKLAIFFLDAVLSEFIEKTKDNYYLQSARNFAIRHRALGLGVLGYHSYLQKNMIPFESFEATQFNARAFKHIREEADKATQELAHIYGEPELLKGYGRRNTTTMAIAPTTSSSAILGQVSPGIEPYSSNYYKVGLAKGNFMRKNKYLTQLLEEKGINNEDTWRSIRLNDGSVQHLAELTQEEKNVFKTFKEISPMEIITQAAQRQAYIDQTQSLNLNIPSIMPIKDVNKVMIEAWKLGVKTLYYQRSQSVAKEMIMNFVNCSSCEA comes from the coding sequence ATGAACGAAGAAACCAACATATGGTGGCTCAATGAAGAGTCTGAACAAATCCTCAACAGAGGTTATTTACTAAAGGGAGAAACTGTGGAAGGAGCTATTGACCGCATCACACACGCTGCAGCTCGCAGGCTTTATAAACCTGAGTTGCAACCTGCCTTCAAGGAGATGATTACCAAAGGTTGGATTAGTTTCTCTTCCCCTATTTGGGCAAATATGGGAACGGAAAGAGGCTTGCCTATTTCTTGTTTTAATGTTCACGTTCCGGACAGTATTGAAGGAATCACTCACAAATTGGGCGAGGTGATTATGCAAACAAAAATAGGTGGTGGAACTTCAGGTTATTTCGGAGAGCTACGCAGCCGTGGTTCGGCAGTGACCGATAACGGAAAATCGAGCGGGGCGGTAAGTTTTATGAAATTGTTTGATTCGGCTATGGACGTGGTTTCGCAAGGAGGTGTTCGTCGTGGTGCATTTGCGGCTTATCTGGATATCGACCACCCTGATGCTGAGGAGTTTCTTCAAATAAAAGACGTAGGATTCCCTATACAAAATCTTTTCTTCGGTTTGTGTGTTCCTGATTATTGGATGCAAGAAATGATTGATGGCGATATTGAAAAACGTAAACTTTGGGCGAGGGTTCTGGAAAGTCGTCAGCAAAAAGGATTACCTTATATTTTCTTTACCGATAACGTAAATCGCAAGCGTCCGCAAGTATATAAAGACAAAAATATGGTGATTCGTTCAAGCAATTTATGTAGCGAGATTATGCTTCCGTCAGGAATTGATGAATCATTCATTTGTTGCTTGTCTTCTATGAATTTGGAGTTATTTGATGAGTGGAAAGATACAAAAGCCGTGAAATTGGCTATTTTCTTCTTAGATGCGGTTCTTTCCGAATTTATTGAAAAAACCAAAGATAATTACTATTTGCAATCGGCTCGTAATTTTGCTATTCGTCATAGAGCTTTAGGTTTGGGAGTTTTAGGATATCATTCTTATTTACAGAAAAATATGATTCCGTTTGAGAGCTTCGAAGCAACGCAGTTCAACGCGAGAGCCTTCAAGCATATCCGCGAAGAAGCCGACAAAGCTACTCAGGAATTAGCACACATCTACGGTGAACCTGAGCTTTTAAAAGGTTACGGACGAAGAAATACCACCACAATGGCTATTGCTCCAACTACTTCAAGTTCAGCTATTTTAGGACAAGTTTCCCCAGGAATTGAGCCGTATTCAAGCAATTATTACAAAGTTGGTTTGGCAAAAGGAAACTTTATGCGTAAGAATAAATATTTAACACAATTGTTAGAAGAAAAAGGCATAAACAATGAAGATACTTGGCGTAGCATCCGATTAAATGACGGTTCGGTGCAACATCTGGCAGAGCTTACGCAGGAAGAAAAAAATGTATTTAAGACATTCAAAGAAATTTCCCCAATGGAAATTATAACACAAGCTGCACAGCGTCAGGCTTATATCGACCAAACACAAAGTTTAAATTTGAATATTCCGTCAATAATGCCTATCAAAGATGTTAATAAAGTAATGATTGAGGCTTGGAAATTGGGAGTAAAAACTTTGTACTACCAACGTAGTCAATCCGTTGCAAAAGAAATGATAATGAATTTCGTAAATTGTAGCAGTTGCGAAGCTTAA
- the der gene encoding ribosome biogenesis GTPase Der has translation MSAIVAIVGRPNVGKSTFFNRLIKRREAIVDAVSGVTRDRHYGKTDWNGVEFSVIDTGGYVVGSDDIFEKEIDNQVNLAIEEADAIIFMVNVEDGVTGMDETVADLLRRSKKPIFLAVNKVDSNNRIADAQEFYVFGFENLYTLSSINGSGSGELLDDLVKVLPERESKQEEELPRFAVVGRPNAGKSSFINALIGEDRYIVTDIAGTTRDAIDTKYNRFGFEFNLVDTAGIRRKSKVKEDLEFYSVMRSIRAIEHSDVCILMIDATRGFEGQDSNIFWLAERNRKGIVILVNKWDLVEKGNNTTKEYEALIRKEIAPFTDVPIIFVSALNKQRIYKAIETAVEVYKNRSKRVATHKLNEVMLPIIENYPPPAIKGKYIKIKYCMQLPTPMPQFVFFANLPQYVKEPYKRFIENKLRENFNFNGVPIDVYFRQK, from the coding sequence ATGAGTGCTATTGTAGCTATTGTGGGTCGTCCCAATGTTGGAAAATCGACCTTTTTTAATCGACTTATAAAACGCCGTGAGGCGATTGTTGATGCCGTAAGCGGAGTTACTCGTGATCGTCACTACGGAAAAACGGACTGGAATGGAGTTGAATTTTCGGTTATTGATACGGGAGGTTATGTTGTAGGGAGTGACGATATTTTTGAAAAAGAAATAGATAATCAGGTTAATTTAGCCATTGAAGAAGCTGATGCCATCATCTTTATGGTGAATGTTGAAGATGGAGTGACAGGTATGGACGAAACTGTAGCTGATTTACTCCGACGCTCCAAAAAGCCAATATTTCTTGCTGTAAATAAGGTGGATAGCAATAATCGTATTGCTGATGCACAGGAATTTTACGTTTTCGGATTTGAAAATCTTTATACGCTTTCGAGCATCAACGGAAGCGGAAGTGGTGAACTTCTGGACGATTTGGTTAAAGTATTGCCCGAGCGTGAAAGCAAGCAAGAAGAGGAACTTCCTCGCTTTGCTGTGGTAGGTCGCCCAAATGCCGGAAAGTCCTCATTTATAAATGCTTTGATAGGAGAAGACCGATACATTGTGACGGATATTGCGGGAACAACACGTGATGCTATTGATACTAAATACAATCGTTTCGGATTTGAGTTTAATCTGGTTGATACGGCAGGAATTCGCAGAAAATCAAAAGTTAAAGAAGATTTAGAGTTTTATTCCGTAATGCGTTCAATCCGAGCTATTGAACATTCTGATGTTTGTATTTTAATGATTGATGCAACTCGTGGATTTGAAGGACAAGACAGTAATATATTTTGGCTTGCTGAAAGAAACCGAAAGGGAATTGTAATTTTGGTTAATAAATGGGATTTGGTGGAAAAGGGAAACAACACTACCAAAGAATACGAAGCCTTGATTCGCAAGGAGATAGCTCCCTTTACCGATGTCCCAATTATATTTGTGTCGGCACTCAATAAGCAACGTATTTACAAAGCCATAGAAACCGCTGTTGAGGTTTACAAAAATCGTTCAAAACGTGTTGCCACACACAAACTTAATGAGGTTATGTTGCCTATTATAGAGAATTATCCGCCACCGGCAATAAAAGGTAAGTATATCAAAATCAAGTACTGTATGCAGTTGCCTACGCCAATGCCTCAGTTTGTGTTTTTTGCTAACTTGCCTCAATATGTTAAAGAACCTTATAAGCGATTTATTGAAAATAAATTGAGAGAAAATTTTAATTTTAACGGAGTTCCGATAGATGTGTATTTCCGACAGAAGTAA
- a CDS encoding TIGR01777 family oxidoreductase translates to MEKEKDIVLITGANGMLSKQLASLLRSDYEVRFLTRKARNPNDYQWDIDKGYLDVRSLIGVKHIVHLAGVSIAEGRWTATQRQRIINSRVQSAKFLLEKLKSENIKLKSFISASAVGFYGTTTTKNIYKEGNPHGNDFLSNVCLQWEQAADAFREVATQVTKLRFGVILSTEGGALPKILQPIKLGLGAVLGSGKQYVPWVAMNDVCRFVKYAIENSLEGTYNVVASESVTHQEMTHLLAKHLGKKIYLPNVPAFLVKWIFGDASVLLLEGSRVSNEKMKQTGFIFEFESLENFLKKELKLKEV, encoded by the coding sequence TTGGAAAAAGAAAAAGATATCGTACTTATTACTGGAGCTAACGGAATGTTATCCAAACAGTTAGCAAGTTTGCTACGCTCTGATTACGAAGTACGATTTCTGACGCGAAAAGCACGAAACCCTAATGATTATCAGTGGGATATCGATAAAGGATACTTGGATGTAAGAAGCTTAATTGGGGTAAAACATATCGTGCATTTGGCTGGAGTTTCGATTGCTGAAGGACGTTGGACGGCAACACAACGACAGAGGATTATAAACAGCAGGGTTCAATCCGCAAAGTTTCTTTTGGAGAAGTTAAAAAGTGAAAATATCAAATTGAAGTCCTTCATAAGTGCTTCGGCAGTAGGTTTCTACGGAACTACAACAACTAAGAATATTTACAAAGAAGGCAACCCGCACGGAAACGATTTTTTAAGCAATGTTTGCCTACAATGGGAACAAGCAGCAGATGCATTCCGTGAAGTAGCAACACAAGTAACAAAATTACGTTTTGGGGTGATTCTCAGCACAGAAGGCGGAGCTCTTCCTAAAATACTACAACCCATAAAGTTAGGTTTAGGAGCAGTTCTGGGAAGTGGTAAACAATATGTCCCTTGGGTGGCTATGAATGACGTGTGCCGATTTGTGAAATATGCCATTGAAAACTCACTTGAAGGAACGTACAATGTGGTTGCATCAGAGAGTGTTACACATCAGGAAATGACACATCTTTTAGCGAAACATCTCGGCAAGAAAATATATTTGCCTAACGTACCCGCTTTTTTAGTAAAGTGGATTTTTGGAGATGCTTCGGTACTTTTGCTTGAAGGAAGCCGAGTTTCTAATGAAAAAATGAAACAAACAGGATTTATTTTTGAGTTTGAGTCGCTCGAAAATTTCTTGAAAAAAGAATTAAAACTGAAAGAAGTGTAA
- a CDS encoding GH92 family glycosyl hydrolase — protein MRAIFFLFVIVFISCQRTENQYSEIKPNEKLTNFVNPFIGTDGPGNTYPGATVPFGMVQLSPDIGIPGWDRIAGYFYQDSIISGFSHTHLSGTGAGDLYDILVMPTNSRFSERIKENSYKPFSKFSHDREAATAGYYTVDLLSYGIKAELTATERVGIHRYTFPKDEHTKVTVDLGFAMNWDAPTDTYINVVNNTTIEGYRKSTGWAKDQRIYFVMEFSKPFSGYVLFNDEKETTNPTTGKNTRVELLYNTEENEQIIIKTALSTANLEGAYASMQTEATDFDFDKYRKQANEAWEKELQKVRIVSDDRDKKTIFYTMLYQSMLCPTLLSDPNGNYKGADNQIRKAEGFRRYDTFSLWDTFRATHPLFTITQPERTNDFIQSLLAHYQETGRLPVWSMQGNETNMMIGYHAVPVVVDAYFKGFSMNPELAYKACKESAMVDERQIDLYKKLGYVPTDGHHENWSVSKTVEYAYGDWCIAMFAKALGKTSDYEYFLKRSESWGNHYDEKSTFLRPKDSEGKFVSPFIPKEYTPYFCESNAWHYFWFVPQNIPALVRRIGGKERFEQKLDSMFTYYPFPEDKLPIFSTGMIGQYAHGNEPSHHVGFLYNYVAKPSKTQEITQRILKSQYKNKPDGHCGNEDCGQMSAWFIFSSLGFYPVNPAQGVYLFGNPYFKQAEIQLAEGKTFEIKANNFSEQNKYIKAIYLNGEPYKKLYIRHKDIVEGGTLTFEMSDVPNDEVLGKYELPEVNTVY, from the coding sequence ATGAGAGCTATTTTCTTTCTTTTTGTAATTGTATTTATTTCCTGTCAACGTACAGAGAATCAGTATTCTGAAATCAAACCTAATGAGAAACTAACCAATTTTGTTAATCCGTTTATAGGTACAGATGGTCCGGGAAATACATATCCAGGGGCTACGGTTCCTTTCGGAATGGTACAACTAAGTCCGGATATCGGGATACCTGGTTGGGACAGAATTGCGGGTTATTTCTATCAAGATAGTATTATTTCGGGTTTTTCGCATACACATCTCTCGGGTACAGGAGCAGGTGATTTGTATGACATTTTAGTGATGCCTACTAACAGCCGATTTAGCGAACGGATTAAAGAAAATTCATATAAACCTTTTTCAAAGTTTAGCCACGACAGGGAGGCAGCCACAGCAGGATATTACACAGTGGATTTGCTCAGTTACGGAATCAAAGCTGAATTAACAGCTACTGAACGCGTTGGTATTCACCGATATACATTTCCAAAAGATGAACATACAAAAGTAACCGTTGATTTAGGATTTGCGATGAATTGGGACGCTCCCACTGATACATATATTAATGTGGTGAATAATACTACCATTGAAGGGTATCGCAAGTCCACAGGTTGGGCAAAAGACCAGCGGATTTATTTCGTAATGGAATTTTCGAAGCCTTTTTCGGGGTATGTTCTTTTTAATGACGAAAAAGAAACTACCAATCCCACAACGGGAAAGAACACGCGAGTGGAGTTGTTATACAATACGGAAGAGAATGAGCAAATAATCATAAAAACAGCACTTTCCACCGCTAATCTGGAAGGAGCGTATGCTTCAATGCAAACCGAAGCGACTGATTTTGACTTTGATAAATATCGTAAGCAAGCCAACGAAGCTTGGGAAAAAGAATTACAAAAAGTGCGAATCGTATCCGATGACCGCGACAAGAAGACGATTTTCTATACAATGCTGTATCAATCAATGCTATGTCCTACCCTTTTGAGCGACCCTAACGGAAACTATAAAGGTGCTGATAATCAAATAAGAAAAGCAGAAGGCTTCCGACGTTATGATACTTTTTCACTCTGGGATACATTTCGTGCCACACATCCGCTTTTTACCATCACACAACCTGAACGCACAAATGATTTCATTCAATCGCTTTTGGCACATTATCAAGAAACAGGCAGGCTTCCCGTTTGGTCAATGCAAGGAAACGAAACCAATATGATGATAGGCTATCACGCTGTTCCTGTGGTGGTTGATGCGTATTTTAAAGGTTTTTCTATGAATCCGGAATTAGCATATAAAGCTTGTAAGGAAAGTGCAATGGTTGATGAACGTCAGATAGATTTGTACAAAAAATTAGGTTATGTCCCCACCGATGGGCATCACGAAAATTGGTCGGTTTCCAAAACGGTAGAATATGCCTACGGAGATTGGTGCATTGCGATGTTTGCCAAGGCTTTAGGAAAAACTTCTGATTATGAATATTTTTTAAAACGCTCTGAAAGTTGGGGAAATCATTATGATGAAAAATCAACTTTTCTTCGTCCGAAAGATAGTGAAGGTAAGTTCGTAAGTCCTTTTATTCCAAAGGAATATACTCCTTATTTTTGTGAAAGTAATGCGTGGCATTATTTCTGGTTTGTGCCTCAAAATATTCCTGCATTGGTAAGGAGAATAGGAGGGAAGGAGCGTTTTGAACAAAAATTGGATTCGATGTTTACATATTATCCGTTTCCTGAAGATAAACTCCCGATTTTCAGTACCGGAATGATAGGGCAATATGCACACGGAAATGAACCAAGTCACCACGTTGGATTTTTGTACAATTATGTGGCAAAACCATCAAAAACGCAAGAAATTACGCAACGAATTTTGAAAAGCCAGTACAAGAATAAGCCTGACGGACATTGTGGCAATGAGGACTGCGGACAGATGTCGGCTTGGTTTATTTTCTCTTCCTTAGGATTTTATCCTGTAAACCCTGCTCAAGGAGTGTATTTATTTGGAAATCCGTATTTTAAGCAAGCTGAAATTCAATTGGCAGAGGGTAAAACATTTGAAATTAAAGCCAATAACTTTTCTGAGCAAAATAAATATATAAAGGCAATATATTTGAATGGAGAACCTTATAAAAAGCTTTATATCAGGCATAAAGATATCGTCGAAGGGGGAACATTAACCTTTGAAATGAGTGATGTGCCTAATGATGAAGTTTTAGGAAAGTACGAATTACCGGAAGTTAATACGGTTTATTAA
- a CDS encoding leucine-rich repeat domain-containing protein produces MKKTFFYVVFLLVVTITTSCVLLNPVYDNLKLSASEVTVEEGDKAAFEIISGSGDYLITVVDTRIGVATLSGTTVVIKGIKEGKSSIIVFDKNTDERAVVEINITKLIPRMTFTTTESIGKMFTLGLLGSEYNGGELPNNVWIDINNNGMKEKGEDLSEIQREYEHNLGYVLVNYPRTHIYAFKLLSQTVTIYGDVAHLDFLNLGEVTKPYYEKDYPNMHSGSEYKKNPTKLTSLEVKKNKKLEVLRCGLTGISTLDVRGMRLSLLDCSKNNLKSLDVGGSSISVLRCSDNQLTSLKLGYVERLNCENNQLADLGNLELVKRLLCANNQLTTLAFKGGSIEYLDCTENRINAEAMANLVNSLPFGKIEYERVGLDGLLYPIQNIIITNSNSPTEKNQITPENIAALKKKQWKVGWTDHTDNGKFKEY; encoded by the coding sequence ATGAAAAAAACATTTTTTTATGTAGTGTTTTTGTTGGTGGTAACAATCACTACGAGTTGCGTATTGTTAAATCCGGTGTATGATAATTTAAAGTTGAGTGCTTCGGAAGTAACTGTTGAGGAAGGAGATAAAGCTGCCTTTGAAATTATATCAGGAAGTGGAGATTATTTGATAACTGTTGTAGATACGAGGATAGGAGTTGCTACTTTGTCGGGGACTACCGTTGTTATTAAAGGCATTAAGGAGGGCAAAAGTTCAATAATAGTATTTGACAAAAATACTGATGAACGGGCAGTTGTTGAAATTAATATAACTAAACTAATTCCGAGAATGACTTTTACAACTACTGAATCCATAGGAAAGATGTTTACATTAGGACTTTTGGGTTCTGAATACAATGGAGGGGAATTGCCTAACAATGTATGGATTGACATTAATAATAATGGTATGAAAGAAAAGGGGGAAGACTTATCTGAAATTCAAAGGGAATATGAACACAACTTAGGATATGTTCTCGTAAACTACCCCAGAACTCATATTTATGCCTTTAAATTACTCTCACAAACGGTTACTATTTATGGAGATGTGGCTCATTTAGATTTTTTAAATTTAGGAGAAGTTACGAAGCCTTATTATGAAAAAGATTATCCTAATATGCATTCTGGCTCCGAGTATAAAAAAAATCCTACGAAACTTACTTCATTAGAAGTTAAAAAGAATAAAAAACTTGAAGTACTCCGATGTGGTCTAACAGGGATTTCAACATTAGATGTAAGAGGAATGAGATTGTCGCTATTAGATTGTTCGAAAAACAACCTAAAATCATTAGATGTTGGAGGTTCAAGTATTTCTGTTTTACGTTGTTCTGATAACCAATTGACGTCTTTAAAGTTAGGCTATGTAGAAAGACTTAATTGTGAAAATAATCAGTTAGCCGATTTAGGCAATTTAGAATTGGTAAAAAGGCTGTTATGTGCAAACAATCAATTGACGACTTTGGCTTTCAAAGGCGGTTCTATTGAATATTTAGATTGCACTGAAAATAGAATAAATGCAGAAGCTATGGCTAATTTGGTTAATAGTTTACCTTTTGGAAAAATTGAGTATGAAAGGGTTGGATTGGATGGACTTCTATATCCCATACAAAATATTATCATCACCAATTCCAATTCACCTACTGAAAAAAATCAAATTACGCCAGAAAATATTGCTGCTTTGAAAAAGAAACAGTGGAAAGTAGGCTGGACTGACCACACCGATAACGGTAAATTCAAAGAATATTAG
- a CDS encoding deoxyhypusine synthase family protein has translation MNKGPISQFIEKNFLHFNAAALVDAAKGYETHLLEGGKMLVSLAGAMSTAELGISLAEMIRQGKVDIISCTGANLEEDVMNLVAHSHYKRVPNYRDLTPQDEWELLENHYNRVTDTCIPEEEAFRRLQKHLEEVWHKAEKKGERYFPHEFLYQVVNSGVLEQYYEIDPKNSWIVAAAEKNLPIVCPGWEDSTTGNIFASNVIKGKLKASTVKSGIEYMVYLTEWYRANSGGKGVGFFQIGGGIAGDFPICVVPMMYQDLEWTDVPFWAYFCQISDSTTSYGSYSGAVPNEKITWGKLDINTPKFIVESDATIVAPLIFAYILGQ, from the coding sequence ATGAATAAAGGACCTATTTCACAATTTATAGAGAAGAATTTTTTGCATTTCAATGCAGCAGCGTTGGTAGATGCGGCGAAGGGGTATGAAACGCACCTTTTGGAAGGCGGAAAAATGTTGGTTTCGCTTGCTGGGGCGATGAGTACTGCCGAGTTGGGTATTTCATTGGCAGAAATGATTCGTCAGGGGAAAGTGGATATTATCTCGTGTACGGGGGCAAACCTTGAAGAAGACGTGATGAACCTCGTGGCACATTCGCACTACAAACGCGTCCCCAATTATCGCGACCTTACCCCGCAAGATGAGTGGGAATTGCTTGAAAATCATTACAATCGTGTAACAGATACGTGTATTCCAGAAGAGGAGGCTTTCCGCCGTTTGCAAAAACATTTGGAAGAAGTTTGGCACAAAGCCGAAAAGAAAGGAGAGCGTTACTTCCCACACGAATTTTTGTATCAGGTGGTAAATTCGGGAGTGTTGGAACAGTATTATGAAATCGACCCCAAAAATTCTTGGATTGTAGCCGCAGCGGAAAAGAATCTTCCGATAGTATGCCCAGGTTGGGAAGATTCCACCACAGGTAACATTTTTGCTTCCAACGTGATAAAAGGTAAGTTAAAAGCCTCGACCGTGAAATCGGGGATTGAATATATGGTGTACTTAACGGAGTGGTACAGAGCTAATTCTGGCGGAAAAGGCGTAGGTTTCTTCCAAATAGGAGGCGGTATTGCGGGCGACTTCCCGATTTGTGTGGTTCCGATGATGTACCAAGATTTGGAATGGACGGACGTACCTTTTTGGGCGTATTTTTGCCAAATTTCGGACTCTACAACAAGTTATGGTTCGTACTCAGGAGCGGTTCCGAACGAAAAAATCACGTGGGGGAAATTGGACATTAACACCCCGAAATTCATCGTGGAGTCGGACGCTACCATCGTTGCTCCGCTGATTTTTGCCTACATCTTGGGGCAATAA
- a CDS encoding alpha-L-fucosidase: MKTTKTLAFLAIAGLLFSCKTIREPQAVGAIPSQRQLDWHQLEYYAFIHFNMNTFTDMEWGLGDEKPEKFNPTNLDVNQWVRVIKSAGMKGVIITAKHHDGFCLWPSAYTEHSVKNSPWKNGKGDLLKELSEACKKAGLKFGVYLSPWDRHHAAYGKEEYVTYFHNQLRELLTNYGEIFEVWFDGANGGSGYYGGANETRKIDSKTYYQWDKVTQIVRELQPNAVIFGDGGPDVRWIGNEYGFGTETNWASFNNDNTWAGHSKREHLQKGDEDGDKWIPAEADVSIRPGWYYHKREDHQVRSLEEVVAIYYNSVGRNATLLLNLPVDTRGLVHENDVKRLMELKSVIDADFIDNLISKAKIEASNVREKHSLFDVKNVADEDNSTYWTTDEGIKTAMLEFSFDEPTTFNRFLIQEYIPLGQRVKEFKLEYQANGQWNTIDKQTTIGYKRILRFEPVTTSKIRFTIIDSKDIPIISNIGIYNAPNLLVAPKFKRTKDGEISLSAPEKNTEIFYTLDGTNPTENSLKYENPFFLNEPTTLKTIAFDRVRNKFSDVSTHQVDVSKKLWTVTAVSSGDLSKATSIIDENHSSSFSTPQEGVKQSVTIDLGEVLELKGFTYLPSQDRWASGTISHYVFEVSLDGKKWVKASEGEFGNIKNNPIQQRIHFDAKKAKFIRLSSTAVVDDSNRATFAEIGVLTK; the protein is encoded by the coding sequence ATGAAAACTACAAAAACGTTAGCTTTTTTAGCCATTGCGGGGCTACTATTTTCCTGCAAAACCATCCGAGAACCTCAAGCGGTCGGGGCAATTCCTTCACAACGTCAATTAGATTGGCATCAGTTGGAATATTATGCTTTTATTCATTTCAATATGAATACTTTTACCGATATGGAATGGGGGTTGGGAGATGAAAAACCTGAAAAATTTAATCCGACAAACTTAGATGTAAATCAATGGGTTAGAGTCATCAAAAGTGCTGGTATGAAAGGAGTTATCATCACAGCTAAGCACCACGACGGATTCTGCCTATGGCCTTCTGCTTACACTGAGCATTCTGTAAAAAATTCTCCTTGGAAAAACGGAAAAGGAGATTTGCTAAAAGAACTTTCTGAAGCTTGTAAAAAAGCCGGATTGAAATTTGGTGTATATTTATCGCCTTGGGACAGACACCACGCAGCATACGGAAAAGAAGAATACGTCACATATTTCCACAACCAACTTCGTGAATTACTGACAAATTACGGAGAAATTTTTGAAGTTTGGTTTGACGGAGCTAACGGGGGTTCAGGCTATTATGGTGGAGCGAATGAAACTCGTAAAATTGACTCCAAAACTTATTATCAATGGGATAAGGTAACGCAAATTGTGCGAGAATTACAACCCAATGCTGTTATTTTTGGAGATGGAGGTCCTGACGTTCGCTGGATTGGAAACGAATACGGCTTCGGGACAGAAACCAATTGGGCTTCTTTCAATAATGATAACACTTGGGCTGGACACTCCAAACGTGAACATCTGCAAAAAGGAGATGAAGACGGAGACAAATGGATTCCTGCAGAGGCTGATGTATCAATTCGTCCGGGATGGTATTACCACAAACGTGAAGATCACCAAGTGCGTTCATTGGAAGAGGTCGTGGCAATTTACTACAATTCTGTGGGAAGAAATGCCACTTTATTGCTAAATTTACCTGTTGATACCAGAGGATTAGTTCACGAAAATGATGTGAAACGATTAATGGAATTAAAATCCGTAATTGATGCCGATTTTATTGATAACCTGATATCTAAAGCAAAAATTGAGGCTTCTAACGTACGAGAAAAACACTCTCTTTTTGATGTAAAAAACGTGGCTGATGAAGACAACAGCACATATTGGACAACCGATGAAGGTATCAAAACTGCTATGTTGGAGTTTTCTTTCGATGAGCCTACAACCTTCAACCGATTTTTAATTCAGGAGTACATTCCTTTAGGACAGAGAGTTAAAGAATTTAAACTTGAGTATCAAGCAAACGGACAATGGAATACAATTGACAAGCAAACTACCATCGGTTACAAACGTATTTTGCGTTTTGAGCCTGTCACTACTTCCAAAATTCGTTTTACAATCATTGATTCAAAAGATATTCCTATCATTTCAAACATTGGAATTTACAATGCTCCTAACCTACTGGTTGCACCTAAATTCAAACGAACTAAAGACGGTGAAATTTCATTGTCTGCTCCGGAAAAAAACACAGAAATTTTCTATACTTTGGATGGAACAAATCCTACGGAAAACTCTCTGAAATACGAAAATCCATTCTTTTTGAACGAGCCTACAACATTGAAAACCATCGCTTTTGACAGAGTAAGAAACAAATTCAGTGATGTATCAACTCATCAAGTAGATGTTTCAAAAAAATTATGGACTGTAACCGCTGTTAGTTCAGGTGATTTATCAAAAGCTACAAGCATTATTGATGAAAATCATAGCTCTTCGTTTTCAACTCCTCAAGAAGGTGTAAAACAATCTGTTACAATTGATTTAGGCGAAGTACTTGAATTAAAAGGATTTACATATTTACCATCACAAGACAGATGGGCTTCGGGAACTATTAGCCATTACGTATTTGAAGTAAGCCTTGATGGAAAAAAATGGGTAAAAGCCTCTGAAGGCGAGTTCGGAAACATCAAAAATAATCCTATTCAGCAACGAATCCATTTCGATGCCAAAAAGGCTAAATTCATCAGACTAAGTTCTACTGCCGTTGTTGATGATTCAAACAGAGCTACTTTTGCAGAAATAGGAGTACTTACAAAATAA